Proteins encoded together in one Coffea arabica cultivar ET-39 chromosome 2c, Coffea Arabica ET-39 HiFi, whole genome shotgun sequence window:
- the LOC113727146 gene encoding ACT domain-containing protein ACR12-like isoform X1: protein MCLVELTFCMHVLVLIQISDVSYPFFFLLGMVYNNSHIRASGRKVEDPDLLERICLTIINNLLKYHPESSDRLAMGEAFGIKAPAKKLDVDVATHIHVKDDGPARSLLYIETAARPGLLLEMIKIMADINVNVESAEIETEGLVAKDKFHVSYRGQALNNSLSQVLTNCLRYYLRRPEADEDSY, encoded by the exons ATGTGTCTAGTGGAGCTTACATTTTGCATGCATGTATTAGTTCTAATTCAGATATCAGATGTGTcatatccctttttttttttgttgggaatGGTTTACAATAActctcatattagggcaagtggaCGCAAAGTTGAAGATCCTGATCTTTTGGAGAGAATTTGTCTTACCATTATCAACAACCTCCTGAAGTATCATCCA GAGTCTAGTGATCGTCTTGCAATGGGTGAGGCTTTTGGAATAAAAGCACCGGCAAAGAAG CTTGATGTTGATGTTGCTACTCATATACATGTCAAGGATGATGGACCTGCAAGGAG CTTACTTTATATTGAAACAGCTGCTCGGCCTGGGCTGCTCTTAGAGATGATCAAAATTATGGCTGACATCAATGTCAATGTGGAATCTGCTGAAATTGAAACAGAA GGTCTAGTAGCAAAGGACAAGTTTCATGTCAGTTACAGAGGGCAAGCGTTGAACAATTCCTTGTCTCAG GTGCTAACTAATTGCCTGCGTTACTACCTCCGGAGGCCAGAAGCTGATGAAGATAGTTACTAA
- the LOC113727146 gene encoding ACT domain-containing protein ACR12-like isoform X2 — MGEAFGIKAPAKKLDVDVATHIHVKDDGPARSLLYIETAARPGLLLEMIKIMADINVNVESAEIETEGLVAKDKFHVSYRGQALNNSLSQVLTNCLRYYLRRPEADEDSY, encoded by the exons ATGGGTGAGGCTTTTGGAATAAAAGCACCGGCAAAGAAG CTTGATGTTGATGTTGCTACTCATATACATGTCAAGGATGATGGACCTGCAAGGAG CTTACTTTATATTGAAACAGCTGCTCGGCCTGGGCTGCTCTTAGAGATGATCAAAATTATGGCTGACATCAATGTCAATGTGGAATCTGCTGAAATTGAAACAGAA GGTCTAGTAGCAAAGGACAAGTTTCATGTCAGTTACAGAGGGCAAGCGTTGAACAATTCCTTGTCTCAG GTGCTAACTAATTGCCTGCGTTACTACCTCCGGAGGCCAGAAGCTGATGAAGATAGTTACTAA